The following proteins come from a genomic window of Streptomyces sp. Sge12:
- a CDS encoding GbsR/MarR family transcriptional regulator, with translation MADLNVTEGAAGARRDGDAVSRFVERFAAQLTDAGMQRMAARVFAQLLASDGAAMTSAELGEALQISPAAVSGAVSYLTQVNMVSREREPGSRRDRYVLHNELWYETFTRRDQVLTLWEKTLREGAATLGTDSPAGARVAETAAFFEFMQGEMLGLMDRWRTHRATLGLGPAGQAL, from the coding sequence ATGGCGGACCTGAACGTGACCGAGGGCGCGGCCGGCGCGCGGCGGGACGGCGACGCCGTCTCCCGTTTCGTCGAGCGGTTCGCCGCGCAGCTGACCGACGCCGGGATGCAGCGGATGGCCGCGCGCGTCTTCGCACAGCTGCTGGCCAGCGACGGCGCCGCGATGACCTCGGCGGAACTGGGCGAAGCGCTGCAGATCAGCCCGGCCGCGGTGTCGGGCGCCGTGTCCTACCTGACACAGGTCAACATGGTCAGCCGCGAACGCGAACCGGGCTCCCGGCGCGACCGCTACGTCCTGCACAACGAGCTCTGGTACGAGACCTTCACCCGCCGCGACCAGGTCCTGACCCTGTGGGAGAAGACCCTGCGCGAGGGCGCGGCCACCCTCGGCACGGACTCCCCGGCCGGGGCGCGCGTCGCGGAGACGGCGGCCTTCTTCGAGTTCATGCAGGGCGAGATGCTGGGCCTGATGGACCGCTGGCGGACCCACCGGGCGACGCTCGGCCTCGGCCCTGCCGGCCAAGCCCTCTGA
- a CDS encoding helix-turn-helix domain-containing protein: protein MNLEDLVRLRRARDMMDRSYAEPLDVQALANVALMSSGHFSRSFRAAFGETPYSYLMTRRVERAKALLRRGDMSVTDVCFAVGCTSLGSFSSRFTELVGETPSAYRARSHEDGADIPACVAKVFTRPVRIGEAKSTPSS, encoded by the coding sequence ATGAACCTGGAGGACCTGGTACGGCTGCGCCGCGCCCGGGACATGATGGACCGCTCGTACGCGGAACCGCTGGACGTTCAGGCGCTCGCGAACGTCGCCCTCATGTCGTCCGGACACTTCTCGCGCAGCTTCCGCGCCGCCTTCGGGGAAACCCCCTACAGCTACCTCATGACCCGCCGCGTGGAGCGCGCGAAGGCGCTGCTGCGGCGCGGGGACATGAGCGTCACGGACGTCTGCTTCGCCGTCGGATGTACCTCACTGGGGTCCTTCAGCTCGCGCTTCACCGAGCTCGTCGGCGAGACCCCGAGCGCCTACCGGGCCCGCAGCCACGAGGACGGCGCCGACATCCCGGCGTGCGTCGCCAAGGTCTTCACCCGACCGGTCAGGATCGGAGAAGCGAAATCCACGCCCTCCTCGTAG
- a CDS encoding VOC family protein — protein MNINLSQCFIAVDDHDKALAFYRDVLGLEVRNDVGFEGMRWVTVGSPNQPDVEIVLEPPLADPGASPADRRAMAELLAKGMLRGVIFSTDDVDATFERIRAAGGEVLQEPVDQPYGVRDCAFRDPAGNMLRFNQPRKH, from the coding sequence ATGAACATCAACCTCTCGCAGTGCTTCATCGCAGTCGACGACCACGACAAGGCGCTCGCGTTCTACCGCGACGTCCTCGGCCTGGAAGTACGCAACGACGTCGGATTCGAAGGGATGCGCTGGGTGACCGTCGGCTCCCCCAACCAGCCCGACGTGGAGATCGTCCTCGAACCGCCGCTCGCCGACCCGGGCGCCTCCCCGGCCGACCGCCGGGCGATGGCCGAGCTGCTGGCCAAGGGGATGCTGCGCGGCGTGATCTTCTCCACCGACGACGTCGACGCCACCTTCGAACGCATCCGGGCCGCCGGCGGGGAGGTGCTGCAGGAGCCGGTCGACCAGCCGTACGGCGTCCGCGACTGCGCCTTCCGCGACCCGGCGGGCAACATGCTCCGCTTCAACCAGCCGCGCAAGCACTGA
- a CDS encoding ATP-binding cassette domain-containing protein, which translates to MSRATEPDRTPQTPHAADSHGLIRVHGARVNNLKDVSIEIPKRRLTVFTGVSGSGKSSLVFDTIAAESQRMINETYSTFVQGFMPTLARPEVDVLDGLTTAITVDQQRMGGDPRSTVGTATDANAMLRILFSRLGKPHIGPPSAYSFNVASVRASGGITVERGADRTKTVKATFSRTGGMCVRCEGRGSVSDIDLAQLYDDSKSLAEGAFTIPGWKSDSFWTVRVYAESGFLDPNKPIRKFTKKEMQDFLYREPTKVKVEGVNLTYEGLIPKIQKSFLSKDKEAMQPHIRAFVERAVTFATCPECGGSRLSEGARSSKIKKISIADACAMQISDLAEWVRGLTEPSVAPLLTALQLTLDSFVEIGLGYLSLDRASGTLSGGEAQRVKMIRHLGSSLTDVTYVFDEPTIGLHPHDIQRMNDLLLRLRDKGNTVLVVEHKPETIAIADHVVDIGPGAGTEGGTVCYEGTVAGLRSAGTITGRHLDDRAKLKPSVRKATGALEIRGATANNLRDVDVDIPLGVLTVVTGVAGSGKSSLLHKSLSPDADVVSIDQGAIRGSRRSNPATYTGLLDPIRKAFAKANGVKPALFSANSEGACPNCNGAGVIYTDLAMMAGVSTTCEECEGKRFEASVLEYHLGGRDISEVLAMPVTEAVEFFGDGEAHTPAAHRILTRLADVGLGYLSLGQPLTTLSGGERQRLKLATHMAEKGGVYVLDEPTTGLHLADVEQLLGLLDRLVDSGKSVVVIEHHQAVMAHADWIIDLGPGAGHDGGRIVFEGTPTDLVADRSTLTGEHLAAYVGA; encoded by the coding sequence ATGAGCAGGGCCACCGAGCCGGACCGCACGCCGCAGACGCCGCACGCCGCCGACAGCCACGGTCTGATCCGCGTGCACGGTGCGCGCGTGAACAACCTCAAGGACGTCAGCATCGAGATCCCCAAGCGCCGGCTCACGGTGTTCACGGGAGTCTCCGGCTCCGGCAAGAGCTCGCTGGTGTTCGACACCATCGCCGCCGAGTCCCAGCGGATGATCAACGAGACCTACAGCACCTTCGTGCAGGGCTTCATGCCGACGCTGGCCCGCCCCGAGGTCGACGTACTCGACGGCCTGACCACCGCGATCACCGTCGACCAGCAGCGCATGGGCGGCGACCCCCGCTCCACGGTCGGCACCGCCACCGACGCCAACGCGATGCTGCGCATCCTCTTCAGCCGGCTCGGCAAGCCGCACATCGGCCCGCCCAGCGCCTACTCCTTCAACGTCGCCTCCGTCCGCGCCAGCGGCGGGATCACGGTCGAACGCGGCGCCGACAGGACGAAGACCGTGAAGGCGACCTTCTCCCGCACCGGCGGCATGTGCGTGCGCTGCGAGGGCCGCGGCTCGGTCTCCGACATCGACCTCGCCCAGCTCTACGACGACTCCAAGTCGCTCGCCGAGGGGGCCTTCACCATTCCCGGATGGAAGTCCGACAGCTTCTGGACGGTACGGGTCTACGCCGAGTCGGGATTCCTCGACCCGAACAAGCCGATCCGCAAGTTCACCAAGAAGGAGATGCAGGACTTCCTCTACCGGGAGCCCACCAAGGTCAAGGTCGAGGGCGTCAACCTCACCTACGAGGGCCTCATCCCCAAGATCCAGAAGTCCTTCCTGTCCAAGGACAAGGAAGCGATGCAGCCCCACATCAGGGCCTTCGTGGAACGCGCCGTCACCTTCGCCACCTGCCCCGAGTGCGGCGGCAGCCGGCTCAGCGAGGGCGCCCGGTCCTCGAAGATCAAGAAGATCAGCATCGCCGACGCCTGCGCCATGCAGATCAGCGACCTGGCCGAGTGGGTCCGCGGCCTCACCGAGCCCTCGGTGGCCCCGCTGCTCACCGCCCTGCAACTGACCCTCGACTCCTTCGTGGAGATCGGCCTCGGCTACCTCTCGCTCGACCGGGCGTCCGGCACCCTCTCCGGCGGCGAGGCACAGCGCGTCAAGATGATCCGCCACCTCGGCTCCTCGCTCACCGACGTCACCTACGTCTTCGACGAGCCCACCATCGGCCTGCACCCGCACGACATCCAGCGCATGAACGACCTCCTGCTGCGGCTGCGCGACAAGGGCAACACGGTGCTCGTCGTCGAGCACAAGCCGGAGACCATCGCGATCGCCGACCACGTCGTCGACATCGGCCCCGGCGCGGGCACCGAGGGCGGCACCGTCTGCTACGAGGGCACCGTCGCGGGACTGCGCTCCGCCGGCACCATCACCGGCCGCCACCTCGACGACCGGGCGAAGCTCAAGCCGTCGGTGCGCAAGGCCACCGGCGCGCTGGAGATCCGCGGTGCGACGGCGAACAACCTGCGCGACGTCGACGTCGACATCCCGCTCGGCGTGCTCACGGTCGTCACCGGCGTCGCCGGTTCCGGCAAGAGCTCACTCCTGCACAAGTCGCTCTCCCCGGACGCGGACGTGGTCTCGATCGACCAGGGTGCGATCCGCGGTTCGCGCCGGAGCAACCCGGCGACGTACACGGGGCTGCTCGACCCGATCCGCAAGGCCTTCGCCAAGGCCAACGGGGTGAAGCCGGCCCTGTTCAGCGCCAACTCCGAGGGGGCCTGCCCCAACTGCAACGGCGCCGGCGTCATCTACACCGACCTCGCGATGATGGCCGGGGTCAGCACCACCTGCGAGGAGTGCGAGGGGAAGCGCTTCGAGGCATCGGTGCTGGAGTACCACCTCGGCGGCCGCGACATCAGCGAGGTGCTCGCGATGCCGGTGACCGAGGCCGTGGAGTTCTTCGGCGACGGCGAGGCGCACACCCCCGCCGCGCACCGCATCCTCACCCGGCTCGCCGACGTCGGGCTCGGCTACCTCAGCCTCGGCCAGCCGCTCACCACGCTGTCCGGCGGCGAGCGGCAGCGACTCAAGCTGGCCACCCACATGGCGGAGAAGGGTGGTGTCTACGTGCTCGACGAGCCGACCACCGGCCTGCACCTCGCCGATGTGGAGCAGCTGCTCGGCCTGCTGGACCGGCTGGTCGACTCGGGCAAGTCGGTCGTCGTCATCGAGCACCACCAGGCCGTCATGGCGCATGCCGACTGGATCATCGACCTCGGGCCGGGCGCCGGCCACGACGGCGGCCGGATCGTCTTCGAGGGCACCCCCACCGACCTCGTGGCGGACCGTTCCACCCTCACCGGGGAACACCTCGCGGCCTACGTCGGCGCCTGA
- a CDS encoding adenylosuccinate synthase, translating to MPALVLLGAQWGDEGKGKATDLLGGSVDYVVRYQGGNNAGHTVVVGDQKYALHLLPSGILSPGCTPVIGNGVVVDPAVLLSELRGLNERGIDTSKLLISGNAHLITPYNVTLDKVGERFLGKRKIGTTGRGIGPTYADKINRIGIRVQDLYDESILIQKVEAALEGKNQLLAKLYNRRAIDAAQIVEEMLQYAEQIKPYVADTTLILNNALDEDKVVLFEGGQGTLLDVDHGTYPFVTSSNPTAGGACTGTGVGPTKISRVIGILKAYTTRVGAGPFPTELFDQDGEDLRRIGGERGVTTGRDRRCGWFDAPIARYATRVNGLTDFFLTKLDVLTGWEQIPVCVAYEIDGKRVEELPYSQTDFHHAKPIYEYLPGWSEDITKAKTFEELPANAQAYVKALEEMSGAPISAIGVGPGRTETIEINSFL from the coding sequence GTGCCCGCTCTTGTGCTGCTCGGAGCTCAGTGGGGTGACGAGGGCAAGGGAAAGGCCACCGACCTGCTCGGTGGATCCGTTGACTATGTAGTGCGCTACCAGGGCGGCAACAATGCCGGCCACACGGTCGTCGTGGGCGACCAGAAGTACGCACTGCACCTTCTCCCTTCCGGCATCCTCTCCCCCGGATGCACCCCGGTCATCGGTAACGGTGTCGTCGTGGACCCGGCCGTCCTGCTCTCCGAGCTGCGCGGCCTCAACGAGCGCGGCATCGACACCTCCAAGCTGCTCATCAGCGGCAACGCGCACCTGATCACGCCGTACAACGTGACCCTCGACAAGGTGGGCGAGCGTTTCCTGGGCAAGCGCAAGATCGGTACGACCGGTCGCGGCATCGGCCCGACGTACGCGGACAAGATCAACCGCATCGGCATCCGCGTCCAGGACCTCTACGACGAGTCGATCCTGATCCAGAAGGTCGAGGCGGCGCTGGAGGGCAAGAACCAGCTCCTCGCGAAGCTGTACAACCGCCGCGCGATCGACGCCGCCCAGATCGTCGAGGAGATGCTCCAGTACGCGGAGCAGATCAAGCCGTACGTCGCCGACACCACCCTGATCCTCAACAACGCGCTGGACGAGGACAAGGTCGTGCTGTTCGAGGGCGGCCAGGGCACGCTGCTCGACGTCGACCACGGCACCTATCCCTTCGTCACCTCGTCCAACCCGACCGCCGGCGGCGCCTGCACCGGTACCGGCGTGGGCCCGACGAAGATCAGCCGTGTCATCGGCATCCTCAAGGCCTACACGACCCGGGTCGGCGCGGGCCCGTTCCCGACCGAGCTGTTCGACCAGGACGGCGAGGACCTGCGCCGCATCGGCGGCGAGCGCGGCGTGACCACCGGACGTGACCGCCGCTGCGGTTGGTTCGATGCGCCGATCGCACGTTACGCCACCCGCGTGAACGGCCTCACGGACTTCTTCCTGACGAAGCTGGACGTACTGACCGGCTGGGAGCAGATCCCGGTCTGCGTCGCGTACGAGATCGACGGCAAGCGCGTCGAGGAGCTGCCGTACTCGCAGACGGACTTCCACCACGCGAAGCCGATCTACGAATACCTCCCCGGCTGGTCCGAGGACATCACCAAGGCCAAGACCTTCGAGGAGCTGCCGGCGAACGCCCAGGCGTACGTCAAGGCCCTGGAGGAGATGTCGGGCGCCCCGATCTCCGCGATCGGCGTCGGCCCCGGCCGTACCGAGACGATCGAGATCAACTCGTTCCTCTAG
- a CDS encoding carboxymuconolactone decarboxylase family protein: MANTSISRMPNPAEFVPELNDISAALFRATGNRSVPRTTMSLVHLRAGQIVGNTYLTILNTGFLRKAGESEERITAVSSWQDAPYFTDAERAALALVEATLQPAPHGRERVTDELYAEVAAHYDEKALATLTIAIGQINFFIALAVIGKPQPVASLADEQWD; this comes from the coding sequence ATGGCGAACACCTCCATCTCGCGGATGCCCAACCCGGCCGAGTTCGTCCCCGAGCTGAACGACATCAGCGCCGCCCTGTTCCGGGCCACGGGCAACCGCTCGGTCCCGCGCACCACCATGAGCCTGGTCCACCTGCGGGCCGGGCAGATCGTCGGCAACACCTACCTGACCATCCTGAACACCGGCTTCCTCCGCAAGGCCGGGGAGTCCGAGGAGCGCATCACCGCCGTCTCCTCCTGGCAGGACGCCCCCTACTTCACGGACGCCGAGCGCGCCGCCCTCGCCCTCGTGGAGGCCACCCTCCAGCCCGCCCCGCACGGGCGGGAGCGGGTCACCGACGAGCTGTACGCCGAGGTCGCCGCGCACTACGACGAGAAGGCCCTGGCCACCCTCACGATCGCGATCGGGCAGATCAACTTCTTCATCGCCCTGGCGGTCATCGGCAAGCCGCAGCCGGTCGCCTCGCTGGCCGACGAGCAGTGGGACTAG
- a CDS encoding PP2C family protein-serine/threonine phosphatase, with amino-acid sequence MSPRRAPRAASADLLSTLGRLADQARRGVELQQARVDLAEALQSEMLPASLPALPGLRTAARYSPARHGLDIGGDWYDGFKLPEGALAFCIGDVQGHDVEAAAFMGQVRICLRAVAGVVVDPGEVLSRANEVLLSMDRELFATCTLLRFDPETRELETARAGHVPAVWATVDGAYGIAEDDGGLPLNLMPGAGYAVTRRRLTKAGSIVLLTDGVVEGPKFPIEVGLERVAQVVREAAGTDPGELAAEVMKVADSTGHTDDAAVLVLSHDAFGPR; translated from the coding sequence GTGAGTCCTCGCCGTGCCCCGCGGGCGGCCAGCGCCGACCTGCTCAGCACCCTCGGACGGCTCGCCGACCAGGCCCGCCGCGGGGTGGAGCTCCAGCAGGCCCGGGTGGACCTGGCCGAGGCGCTGCAGAGCGAGATGCTGCCCGCCTCCCTGCCCGCGCTGCCGGGCCTGCGCACCGCGGCCCGGTACTCGCCGGCCCGGCACGGCCTGGACATCGGCGGCGACTGGTATGACGGCTTCAAGCTGCCGGAGGGTGCGCTCGCCTTCTGCATCGGTGACGTCCAGGGGCACGACGTGGAGGCGGCCGCCTTCATGGGGCAGGTGCGGATCTGTCTGCGTGCCGTGGCCGGTGTCGTCGTCGATCCGGGCGAGGTGCTGAGCCGGGCCAACGAGGTGCTGCTCTCCATGGACCGCGAGCTCTTCGCGACCTGCACCCTGCTCCGCTTCGATCCGGAGACCCGGGAGCTGGAGACCGCCCGGGCCGGCCATGTCCCGGCGGTCTGGGCCACCGTCGACGGCGCCTACGGCATAGCCGAGGACGACGGCGGCCTGCCGCTGAACCTGATGCCCGGGGCGGGCTACGCCGTCACCCGGCGCCGCCTGACGAAGGCGGGGTCGATCGTCCTGCTCACGGACGGCGTGGTGGAGGGGCCGAAGTTCCCGATCGAGGTGGGACTGGAGCGGGTGGCCCAGGTGGTCCGGGAGGCCGCGGGCACCGATCCGGGCGAGCTGGCCGCCGAGGTGATGAAGGTGGCCGACTCCACCGGCCACACCGATGACGCCGCCGTGCTCGTCCTCAGCCACGACGCCTTCGGACCCCGGTAG
- a CDS encoding MASE1 domain-containing protein: MVRTEGWRRLPAALLPILAVALAYYAGGLIGLYQRVVVGGAEVTPLWLPTGVAVTALLWLGLRAWPGIALGTYLTIERLTDFDPPGLIIVAGNVLAPVCAYLMLRKAGFRTELDRLRDALALVFLGGLWPMLISATIGTWTLVLTGDLPMSQFWPVWTAWWAGDAMGVLVLTPLLLVLPRVVAARRPLDGYRAAEAAALAITVVVVTLVATRSSLSLLFLVFPVIIWAAVRFQLAGSAPVTLLVSVLAISAATDHAGPFADHSLLEVMINLQGLNGAAALTGLLLAALVTEQNNVRLKIEQVCEDLAELVEHLAPGTSDRWTEPDG; the protein is encoded by the coding sequence GTGGTGCGCACCGAGGGATGGCGACGTCTGCCCGCAGCTCTGCTGCCGATCCTCGCCGTCGCCCTCGCCTACTACGCGGGCGGACTGATCGGCCTCTACCAGCGCGTGGTCGTGGGCGGTGCCGAGGTCACGCCCCTGTGGCTGCCGACCGGAGTCGCCGTGACCGCCCTGCTGTGGCTGGGCCTGCGGGCCTGGCCGGGGATCGCGCTCGGTACGTACCTCACCATCGAGCGGCTCACCGATTTCGACCCGCCCGGTCTGATCATCGTCGCGGGGAACGTCCTCGCCCCGGTGTGCGCGTACCTGATGCTCCGCAAGGCCGGTTTCCGTACCGAGCTGGACCGGCTGCGGGACGCGCTGGCGCTGGTCTTCCTGGGCGGCCTGTGGCCCATGCTCATCAGCGCCACGATCGGAACCTGGACGCTGGTGCTCACCGGCGACCTGCCGATGTCGCAGTTCTGGCCCGTGTGGACCGCCTGGTGGGCCGGGGACGCGATGGGTGTGCTGGTGCTGACCCCGCTGCTGCTCGTGCTGCCCAGGGTCGTGGCGGCCCGGCGGCCCCTGGACGGTTACCGCGCGGCCGAGGCGGCGGCGCTGGCGATCACGGTCGTCGTCGTCACCCTGGTGGCCACCCGGAGCAGCCTCTCGCTGCTCTTCCTCGTCTTCCCCGTGATCATCTGGGCGGCCGTCCGCTTCCAGCTCGCCGGGAGCGCCCCGGTCACCCTCCTGGTCTCGGTCCTGGCGATCTCGGCGGCCACCGACCACGCCGGGCCCTTCGCCGATCACAGCCTCCTGGAGGTCATGATCAACCTCCAGGGGCTCAACGGCGCTGCGGCCCTGACCGGGCTGCTGCTGGCGGCTCTGGTCACCGAGCAGAACAATGTGCGGCTGAAGATCGAGCAGGTCTGCGAGGACCTGGCCGAACTGGTGGAACACCTGGCCCCGGGAACGTCGGACCGCTGGACGGAGCCGGACGGCTAG
- a CDS encoding S1C family serine protease: MKVQRSGAVLAAATVVLGALSLPSARADDKDPKKIYEQAAPATVRVVGKYSEGSGFVYDADRGLIVTNAHVVADEPSLKVAVGDQPPAAARVIGIDPCEDLAVLAFTSKPAELKALEFDKSKEVEVADTVTALGYPAGLGQADQKAIYTAGSVQNPNVVDAEPSTSMPRYPATIQHSATVNAGNSGGPLLNGEGKVVGINSLAATGEVQGQFYAISADHARPVIDSLASGVMKNDPGWRLLALDDPELGANFVEEEQAEAEQTQKKLMDKGVTGVFVVSTRTNSPAAKANLGTYDVVTAIKDTPVSTVAEVCDVLQSSSAGEKIPLEGVYSANADGKETKFGEAWSADLVLEKGGSTPTPSR, encoded by the coding sequence ATGAAGGTGCAGCGCAGCGGCGCCGTGTTGGCCGCCGCGACAGTGGTGCTCGGGGCCCTGTCCTTGCCGTCCGCCCGGGCGGACGACAAGGACCCCAAGAAGATCTACGAACAGGCGGCGCCCGCCACCGTTCGCGTCGTCGGGAAGTACTCCGAGGGGAGCGGCTTCGTCTACGACGCGGACAGGGGGCTCATCGTCACCAATGCCCATGTGGTCGCCGACGAGCCCTCCCTGAAGGTCGCGGTCGGGGACCAGCCCCCGGCAGCCGCCCGGGTGATCGGCATCGATCCCTGCGAGGACCTGGCGGTCCTGGCGTTCACCTCGAAGCCTGCGGAGCTGAAGGCCCTGGAGTTCGACAAGAGCAAGGAGGTCGAGGTCGCCGACACGGTCACCGCGCTCGGCTACCCGGCAGGGCTCGGCCAGGCGGACCAGAAGGCCATCTACACGGCCGGCTCGGTGCAGAACCCGAACGTCGTGGACGCCGAGCCCTCCACCTCGATGCCGCGCTATCCCGCCACGATCCAGCACTCCGCGACCGTGAACGCGGGCAACTCCGGTGGCCCGCTGCTCAACGGCGAGGGGAAGGTCGTCGGGATCAACTCGCTGGCCGCCACCGGGGAAGTGCAGGGGCAGTTCTACGCCATCAGCGCCGATCACGCCCGTCCGGTGATCGACAGCCTGGCCTCCGGAGTCATGAAGAACGACCCCGGTTGGCGGCTCCTGGCCCTGGACGACCCGGAACTCGGCGCGAACTTCGTCGAGGAGGAGCAGGCCGAGGCGGAGCAGACCCAGAAGAAGCTGATGGACAAGGGTGTGACCGGGGTGTTCGTCGTCAGCACCCGGACGAACTCGCCCGCGGCCAAGGCCAACCTGGGCACGTACGACGTCGTCACTGCGATCAAGGACACCCCGGTGTCCACGGTCGCCGAGGTCTGCGACGTGCTCCAGTCCTCCTCGGCCGGCGAGAAGATCCCGCTGGAAGGCGTGTACTCCGCCAACGCCGACGGCAAGGAGACCAAGTTCGGTGAAGCCTGGTCGGCCGACCTCGTCCTCGAAAAGGGCGGGTCCACCCCCACTCCCAGCCGCTGA
- a CDS encoding alpha/beta hydrolase has translation MTDPAAVERDAAEAASAFAHPAVAPDATAAYGEHPDHVVDFYAPRGETRGPAPLVVLLHGGAWRAPYDRQHVTPFADFLARRGFAVANVEYRRGSTLPHQNAEGPVAGRWPETFDDVAAAMDALPALAATALPQADVRRTVVTGHSAGGHLALWAAARHVLASDSPWRLPSPPMLRGVVALAPIADFTVAQELGVCGGASAQLLGGAEHWEERLPYADPAALLPTGIATAVVQGRDDIVVPQQVAEAYVAAAAKAGEMVGLTLLDAVGHFPLIDPAADACAVVAEEISQLAW, from the coding sequence ATGACGGACCCCGCCGCAGTGGAACGGGACGCCGCCGAGGCCGCCTCGGCCTTCGCCCATCCGGCCGTGGCACCGGACGCGACCGCCGCGTACGGGGAACACCCCGACCACGTCGTCGACTTCTACGCCCCGCGCGGCGAGACCCGGGGCCCGGCCCCTCTGGTGGTGCTGCTGCACGGCGGTGCGTGGCGGGCCCCGTACGACCGGCAGCACGTCACGCCCTTCGCGGACTTCCTGGCCCGGCGGGGTTTCGCGGTCGCCAACGTCGAGTACCGGCGCGGCAGTACCCTGCCGCACCAGAACGCCGAGGGTCCGGTCGCCGGGCGCTGGCCGGAGACCTTCGACGACGTCGCCGCCGCGATGGACGCCCTCCCGGCGCTGGCGGCCACCGCGCTCCCGCAGGCCGATGTCCGCCGCACGGTGGTCACCGGCCACTCGGCGGGCGGCCACCTCGCGCTGTGGGCCGCGGCCCGGCACGTGCTCGCGTCCGACTCCCCGTGGCGGCTGCCCTCCCCGCCGATGCTGCGCGGTGTGGTGGCACTGGCGCCGATCGCGGACTTCACGGTGGCGCAGGAGCTGGGCGTGTGCGGCGGCGCGAGTGCGCAGCTGCTGGGCGGGGCGGAGCACTGGGAGGAGCGACTGCCGTACGCCGATCCGGCGGCGCTGCTGCCGACGGGGATCGCCACGGCGGTGGTGCAGGGCCGGGACGACATCGTGGTCCCGCAGCAGGTGGCCGAGGCGTACGTGGCGGCGGCCGCGAAGGCCGGGGAGATGGTCGGGCTGACGCTGCTGGACGCGGTGGGTCACTTCCCGCTGATCGATCCGGCGGCGGACGCGTGCGCGGTGGTCGCCGAGGAGATCTCGCAGCTGGCCTGGTAG
- the kynU gene encoding kynureninase, which translates to MQDTAEHTAKDASADLRSRAAELDAADGLAKLRERFTLPDGVVYLDGNSLGALPAGVADTTADVVARQWGELLIRSWDESGWWTAPERIGDKLAPLVGAAPGQVVVGDSTSVNLFKALVGAARLAAPGRTKMLVDAATFPTDGYIAQSAARMTGLTVVPVDPSDAAEAMDADTAVVLLNHVDYRSGRLHDLPALTAAARAAGAITVWDLCHSAGALPVGLDEHAVDLAVGCTYKYLNGGPGAPAYLYIAARHQAGFDSPLPGWNGHADPFAMTPAFEAAQGATRGRVGTPDILSMLALESALDAWDGVSVEAVRAKSLALTDFFLECVAAYVPQGRVESVTPDEHERRGSQISLRTENAREVMGELISRGVIGDFRAPDVLRFGFTPLYVGFADAERAARALGHVFG; encoded by the coding sequence ATGCAGGACACCGCGGAGCACACGGCGAAGGACGCCTCGGCGGACCTGCGCAGCCGTGCGGCCGAGCTGGACGCCGCGGACGGGCTGGCGAAGCTGCGCGAGCGCTTCACCCTCCCCGACGGGGTCGTCTACCTGGACGGCAACTCCCTCGGCGCCCTGCCGGCCGGGGTCGCGGACACCACCGCCGACGTCGTCGCCAGGCAGTGGGGCGAGCTCCTCATCCGGTCCTGGGACGAGAGCGGCTGGTGGACCGCGCCCGAGCGGATCGGCGACAAGCTGGCCCCGCTCGTCGGCGCGGCCCCCGGCCAGGTGGTCGTCGGCGACTCCACCAGCGTCAACCTCTTCAAGGCCCTGGTCGGCGCCGCCCGTCTCGCGGCCCCCGGCCGGACCAAGATGCTGGTCGACGCCGCCACCTTCCCCACCGACGGCTACATCGCGCAGTCGGCGGCCCGGATGACGGGCCTGACCGTCGTCCCGGTGGACCCCTCGGACGCGGCCGAGGCCATGGACGCGGACACCGCCGTGGTGCTCCTCAACCACGTCGACTACCGCAGCGGACGGCTCCACGACCTGCCCGCCCTCACCGCGGCGGCCCGCGCCGCCGGGGCGATCACGGTCTGGGACCTGTGCCACTCCGCCGGCGCCCTGCCGGTCGGTCTGGACGAGCACGCCGTCGACCTCGCGGTGGGCTGCACGTACAAGTACCTCAACGGCGGCCCCGGCGCGCCCGCGTACCTGTACATCGCCGCCCGCCACCAGGCCGGCTTCGACTCCCCGCTCCCGGGCTGGAACGGTCACGCGGACCCCTTCGCGATGACCCCGGCGTTCGAGGCGGCGCAGGGCGCGACCCGCGGCCGCGTCGGCACGCCGGACATCCTGTCCATGCTGGCCCTGGAGTCGGCGCTCGACGCCTGGGACGGGGTGTCCGTCGAAGCGGTACGGGCCAAGTCCCTCGCCCTGACCGACTTCTTCCTCGAGTGCGTGGCGGCGTACGTCCCGCAGGGCCGGGTCGAATCGGTCACCCCGGACGAGCACGAGCGCCGCGGCAGCCAGATCTCGCTGCGGACCGAGAACGCCCGCGAGGTCATGGGCGAGCTCATCTCCCGGGGCGTCATCGGCGACTTCCGCGCACCCGACGTCCTGCGCTTCGGCTTCACCCCGCTCTATGTCGGTTTCGCCGACGCCGAGCGTGCCGCGCGCGCACTGGGTCACGTTTTCGGGTGA